From Paenibacillus graminis, a single genomic window includes:
- a CDS encoding DUF5071 domain-containing protein, whose protein sequence is MNHNILPKDKHDFKSVKALAYLERSMIIPLLPELLEWLQDMNWPIAAEIVDLLSKYTSETIPHVKAVFSQSDTGWIYNILLYLINEWDTDLVSRLSSSLRELAHTVDIYEDTDLLSIEILWKHQLIALNEATALLAKKRSHIENSLHTFTAEQKAIFLELENERQHILNTDVGQIVNYSKRNNKSLMQKYQYQNSFRRYEEIEATIRRISAFT, encoded by the coding sequence ATGAATCACAACATTCTACCAAAGGATAAGCATGATTTTAAAAGTGTTAAAGCCTTGGCCTACTTAGAAAGATCAATGATCATTCCCTTATTGCCGGAATTGTTGGAATGGCTGCAGGATATGAATTGGCCTATTGCTGCAGAAATTGTAGACCTTTTGTCAAAGTATACGTCCGAAACTATTCCGCATGTCAAAGCAGTTTTTTCTCAAAGCGACACCGGTTGGATATACAACATCCTTTTATATTTGATTAATGAATGGGATACGGATCTCGTCTCAAGATTGTCTTCAAGTCTACGGGAACTGGCGCATACGGTAGACATTTATGAAGATACTGATTTGCTGTCTATTGAAATTTTATGGAAGCATCAGTTGATTGCCTTAAATGAAGCAACCGCACTTTTAGCAAAGAAGCGGAGTCACATAGAAAACTCTCTCCATACCTTCACAGCAGAACAAAAGGCCATATTCTTGGAGTTGGAAAATGAACGGCAACATATCCTCAACACAGACGTTGGACAAATCGTTAATTATAGCAAAAGAAACAACAAATCGTTAATGCAAAAATACCAGTACCAAAATTCATTCCGCCGTTATGAAGAAATTGAGGCAACGATAAGGAGGATATCTGCTTTTACTTGA
- a CDS encoding class I SAM-dependent methyltransferase — MIIIDKRLAFNEDVENYDKWRPTYCEELFKDIIAYSHLEQGLKAIEIGIGTGQATRPFLETDCELTAIELGNDLTEYSKLKFREYKNFTIYNTSFEEFACPDSSIDILYSATAFHWIPEETGYLKASKLLKTGGTLALFWNRPFVARENDELHQIIQGIYQKYRPSNTKLIENDTERYNNISKTIQNYGFRDVVFKLYHLTRQFSSTDYIAVLNTYSDHRSLPSPAKERFEDEIREAIIKFGDALMVYDTIDLYLARK, encoded by the coding sequence ATGATTATTATCGATAAACGGCTAGCCTTTAATGAAGATGTGGAGAATTACGACAAATGGAGACCAACCTATTGTGAAGAATTATTCAAAGATATTATAGCGTACTCTCATCTTGAACAAGGCCTGAAAGCAATTGAAATCGGTATTGGAACTGGCCAGGCCACCAGACCTTTTTTGGAAACGGACTGTGAATTAACGGCAATTGAATTAGGAAATGATCTCACAGAATACTCAAAATTAAAATTCCGGGAATATAAAAATTTTACGATATACAATACTTCATTTGAAGAGTTTGCATGTCCGGACAGCAGTATAGATATCCTTTATTCAGCTACTGCATTTCATTGGATTCCGGAAGAAACAGGTTATCTTAAAGCCTCCAAATTATTAAAAACCGGTGGAACACTGGCGTTATTCTGGAACCGGCCGTTTGTAGCACGGGAAAATGACGAATTACATCAGATTATTCAAGGCATATATCAAAAATATAGACCTTCAAATACCAAGCTCATAGAAAATGACACTGAGAGATACAATAACATATCGAAGACTATACAAAATTATGGATTTAGAGATGTTGTGTTTAAGCTGTATCATTTAACGAGACAATTCTCGTCGACTGACTATATCGCAGTATTGAACACTTATTCAGACCATAGAAGCTTGCCATCCCCTGCAAAAGAGCGGTTTGAAGATGAGATCAGAGAAGCTATTATAAAATTTGGCGATGCCTTAATGGTTTATGATACTATCGACTTGTATTTAGCAAGAAAATGA
- a CDS encoding YojF family protein: MQPITPQDIQIRIDQLAGQDLYVHLELTTGAYASHLDSARHPASAFISNAEVRYTQGSISGAGPYRVGLKTTRGWIYAEGLTHVDEMEKERLILAGHDSQGKLIVALQLSRETF, from the coding sequence ATGCAGCCGATAACCCCCCAAGACATCCAAATCCGGATCGATCAGCTCGCCGGACAGGATCTTTACGTACACCTTGAGCTCACGACAGGGGCTTATGCGAGTCACTTGGACAGTGCCAGGCACCCGGCGTCGGCATTCATTTCCAATGCGGAGGTCCGTTATACACAAGGTTCTATCTCCGGTGCGGGGCCCTACCGGGTAGGTCTAAAGACAACACGGGGCTGGATTTATGCCGAAGGCCTTACACATGTTGATGAGATGGAAAAGGAACGGCTAATCTTGGCCGGGCATGACAGCCAAGGAAAGCTGATCGTTGCACTGCAGCTGAGCCGGGAAACGTTCTGA
- the bshB2 gene encoding bacillithiol biosynthesis deacetylase BshB2: protein MKNQQTEHQRILVVFPHPDDEAFAASGTLAMYIDSGAQVTYACLTLGEMGRNMGIPPFASRVTLPAIRKEELAASCLAIGIQDLRMLGFHDKMIEFEDQQRLDNEIMALLKELSPSLVITFYPGYSVHPDHDATGAAVIRTIGRLSAAERPLVHCVAFANNHEQAIGKADVVVDVTAFLEKKMASIRAHRSQFQAAELVGNRELTYEETRTRFGTEPFWTYRFDQSGGYET from the coding sequence ATGAAGAATCAACAAACGGAACACCAGCGCATCTTAGTTGTGTTCCCCCATCCAGATGACGAAGCCTTCGCTGCCTCAGGGACGCTGGCAATGTATATAGACAGCGGTGCCCAAGTCACTTATGCATGTCTGACCCTGGGAGAGATGGGGCGCAACATGGGCATCCCGCCGTTCGCGAGCCGTGTTACTTTGCCGGCCATCCGCAAAGAGGAACTGGCAGCGTCTTGCCTTGCAATCGGCATCCAGGACTTAAGAATGCTCGGTTTCCACGATAAAATGATCGAGTTCGAAGACCAGCAGCGGCTGGACAATGAGATTATGGCGCTGCTTAAGGAACTGAGTCCGTCGCTGGTGATCACCTTCTATCCGGGGTACAGTGTGCATCCCGACCACGATGCCACCGGAGCCGCTGTCATACGTACCATTGGCCGGCTTTCCGCAGCAGAGCGGCCGCTTGTCCACTGCGTCGCGTTCGCAAACAACCACGAGCAGGCAATCGGGAAGGCGGATGTGGTTGTAGACGTGACGGCATTTCTTGAGAAAAAAATGGCGTCGATCCGCGCGCACCGCTCGCAATTCCAGGCGGCGGAGCTGGTTGGGAACCGGGAACTGACTTATGAGGAAACCCGGACCCGGTTCGGAACGGAACCGTTTTGGACCTACCGGTTCGATCAATCCGGGGGATATGAAACGTAA
- a CDS encoding Cof-type HAD-IIB family hydrolase, with product MYKLIAIDIDDTLINDDKEVTPATQTALEQAVAAGVVVTLATGRAYASAQAIARQTGLNVPIITYQGALVKNLMDEKVLYERYVPQDAVRKLFNYCVEHNLHLQTYIDDKLYAREENQKLVDYATLNGTKYYIEPDWEKLVPQKTPKMLIIDDPDFLDELAPILRGLLGDSVHITKSKPHFLEIMHHEGTKGLALEFLAAHFGCELSETIAVGDSWNDHEMLEAAGLGVAMANAIPALKDIADFVTLSNNEDGVKYAIDKFILQTAQ from the coding sequence ATGTACAAATTGATTGCAATCGATATTGACGACACCTTGATTAATGATGACAAGGAAGTTACCCCTGCCACACAAACAGCGCTGGAACAGGCCGTTGCCGCAGGCGTTGTGGTTACCCTGGCTACCGGGCGCGCTTACGCTTCTGCCCAGGCCATCGCCCGCCAGACCGGACTGAATGTGCCGATCATCACCTACCAGGGGGCACTCGTAAAAAACCTGATGGATGAAAAAGTGCTCTACGAGCGTTATGTGCCGCAGGATGCCGTACGCAAGCTGTTCAACTACTGCGTGGAGCATAACCTGCACTTGCAGACCTATATTGATGACAAGCTGTATGCCCGTGAAGAGAACCAGAAGCTGGTCGACTATGCCACCCTTAACGGAACTAAATATTATATTGAGCCGGATTGGGAGAAGCTTGTCCCGCAAAAAACACCAAAAATGCTGATCATCGACGATCCCGATTTCCTGGATGAGCTGGCGCCTATTCTTCGCGGACTGCTGGGTGATTCCGTGCATATTACGAAATCCAAGCCGCATTTTCTGGAGATTATGCACCATGAAGGCACCAAGGGACTGGCACTGGAGTTCCTGGCGGCCCACTTTGGCTGCGAGCTGTCCGAAACCATCGCAGTCGGCGACTCTTGGAACGACCACGAAATGCTGGAAGCTGCCGGCCTTGGCGTAGCCATGGCTAACGCGATCCCGGCACTGAAGGACATTGCTGACTTCGTCACCCTCAGCAACAATGAAGACGGTGTGAAATACGCCATCGATAAATTCATCCTGCAAACTGCCCAATAG